One Streptomyces sp. NBC_01237 genomic region harbors:
- a CDS encoding serine hydrolase domain-containing protein, whose product MPHVPFCILSSSHAPKVSHGHDLDRFVQIGSLTKPLTGTLLVQLASTGILRLDDPLEQFLPAPAGTGITLRHLAEHTAALPRVPPRLRRFDPYADFDAGALDSVVRSLDSFTTGSPGREEEYSNLGYALLGAALASAARAPYEELLREHVLAPLDLTAITSKPPPDSRLSGRGFLGRTLHPWTMNGAILPAGGLWATPRDTAHLVTRLLVERRLGDPAPSWQTTGRLRWHDGATRGASVFAGAMADGTWVMAHRLSGKLLPTEEMAARVLKDAVTELSDEA is encoded by the coding sequence ATGCCCCACGTACCCTTCTGCATACTCAGCAGCTCCCACGCGCCCAAGGTCAGCCACGGCCACGACCTTGACCGTTTCGTCCAGATCGGCTCGCTCACCAAGCCACTGACCGGAACCCTGCTCGTTCAACTTGCCTCCACCGGAATCCTCCGACTGGACGACCCACTCGAACAGTTCCTCCCCGCCCCGGCCGGGACCGGCATCACCCTGCGGCACCTCGCGGAGCACACTGCGGCCCTCCCCCGGGTCCCGCCTCGGCTGCGCAGATTCGACCCCTACGCCGACTTCGACGCCGGAGCCCTGGACTCAGTGGTACGGAGCCTCGACTCCTTCACCACTGGCAGCCCGGGCAGGGAGGAGGAGTACTCCAACCTGGGCTACGCCCTCCTGGGCGCCGCCCTCGCCTCGGCAGCGCGAGCGCCGTACGAGGAACTGCTGCGCGAGCACGTGCTCGCGCCCCTGGACCTCACCGCGATCACATCGAAACCACCGCCGGACAGCCGGCTGTCCGGGCGTGGATTCCTGGGACGAACCCTGCACCCCTGGACCATGAACGGCGCGATCCTGCCCGCCGGAGGACTGTGGGCCACCCCACGCGACACCGCCCACCTCGTCACCAGACTGCTCGTCGAACGCCGCCTGGGCGACCCTGCACCCTCCTGGCAGACGACCGGCCGACTGCGCTGGCACGACGGCGCCACCCGGGGCGCTTCTGTTTTCGCGGGCGCCATGGCGGACGGCACCTGGGTCATGGCCCACCGGCTCTCCGGAAAGCTGCTCCCGACGGAGGAGATGGCTGCCCGGGTTCTGAAGGACGCGGTGACCGAACTATCCGACGAAGCCTGA
- a CDS encoding DUF6166 domain-containing protein: MTEHDRVYHGVQPVGDEDWQCRILVEKRKLGPTERQVDDLVLYELSPKDAEALGGFSWGYSGSGPGRAASAILADALGLGDPWSCGFEGGPVDPVLQALGVDFASEVLVQCCSEWRLSRPGVLRWCCGWYAQQGAKDLPAALVDLPELTSSL; encoded by the coding sequence ATGACGGAGCACGACCGCGTCTACCACGGTGTGCAGCCGGTCGGGGATGAGGACTGGCAGTGCCGGATCCTGGTGGAGAAGAGGAAGCTGGGGCCCACCGAGCGGCAGGTCGACGACCTTGTCCTGTACGAGCTTTCCCCGAAGGACGCTGAGGCCCTGGGCGGGTTCAGCTGGGGATACAGCGGGTCCGGGCCCGGCAGGGCCGCCAGCGCGATCCTCGCCGACGCCTTGGGCCTGGGCGATCCCTGGAGCTGCGGGTTCGAAGGAGGGCCGGTCGACCCGGTCCTCCAGGCGCTGGGTGTCGACTTCGCCTCCGAAGTCCTGGTCCAGTGCTGCTCGGAGTGGCGGCTCAGCCGACCCGGCGTCCTGCGCTGGTGCTGCGGCTGGTACGCGCAGCAGGGCGCCAAGGATCTCCCCGCTGCCCTGGTCGACCTTCCTGAACTGACCAGCAGCCTGTGA
- a CDS encoding IS6 family transposase, whose product MDSASPSYKGHRYPVEVIAHCVWLYHRFPLSFHEVEELMLERGVVVSHETVRRWCAKFGQACANGLLRRRPRPGGKWHLDEVFVKINGEQKYLWRAVDADGNVLDILVQSRRDKAAARRFFRKLLKRTCSVPRVIVTDKLRSYDAAPREVMPSVEHRAHKGLNNRAENSHQPTRQRERAMKGFRSVGGAQQFLSAFSGISPHFRPRRHLMTAPEYRTEMTTRFAIWDQVTGIADLSAAA is encoded by the coding sequence GTGGACAGCGCATCGCCGTCGTACAAGGGCCACCGGTACCCGGTCGAGGTCATTGCCCACTGTGTGTGGCTGTACCACCGCTTCCCGCTGTCGTTCCACGAGGTCGAGGAGCTGATGCTCGAGCGCGGCGTGGTCGTCTCCCACGAGACGGTCCGCCGCTGGTGTGCGAAGTTCGGGCAGGCCTGCGCCAACGGCCTGCTCCGCCGCCGGCCCCGGCCCGGCGGCAAGTGGCACCTGGACGAGGTCTTCGTGAAGATCAACGGAGAGCAGAAGTACCTGTGGCGGGCCGTTGACGCCGACGGCAACGTGCTCGACATCCTGGTCCAGTCCCGCCGGGACAAGGCTGCGGCCCGGCGCTTCTTCCGCAAACTGCTCAAGAGAACCTGCTCGGTGCCGAGGGTGATCGTCACCGACAAGCTCCGCTCCTACGACGCGGCCCCCCGCGAGGTCATGCCCTCCGTAGAACACCGCGCCCACAAGGGCCTCAACAACCGGGCCGAGAACAGCCACCAGCCCACCCGCCAGCGCGAACGCGCCATGAAAGGCTTCCGTAGCGTCGGCGGAGCCCAGCAGTTCCTGTCCGCGTTCAGCGGCATCTCACCCCACTTCCGACCACGCCGCCACCTGATGACCGCCCCCGAATACCGCACCGAGATGACCACCCGCTTCGCCATCTGGGACCAGGTCACCGGCATCGCCGACCTGTCCGCCGCGGCCTGA
- a CDS encoding DUF6571 family protein — translation MPTFEQLLNAKLGPMDTVVTQWTEMIARLTQLKTDASAMKSKADKSTWRGENASVTKEFVAKTAKEFGDAVTEAESVRDLLQDAHTLFKTAHDDLKATYENPPPGITIYPNGVLSHRVHPDRRSKDSTEPIATEAQFEALRGKIEGILQRANEADELCAWGLRALIKNHPNDFGSTDLGGVADAKKMREEEKQQAENGREAAKLYARWEHLDDKERERLLKLAEGGKDSPAFAEQLMTNLSYNGRDQQEAVLLLAGNLEHGGRDGQLSAADARLYKALSGSLATATGPDSSIGSPGGVTSAWTDKLITTARDGNGLPTRHPGAIGGGAATLKDLTDLMAADAGDKAYDPNDKNASPYDKDKGDPVYGEAFLHEVGDTIREWETDSDDAYDGVMKNWQGTQEDPVKGLMNAMSRNPSASTHYFDPNTTDNLKYFLEDRKWPGGEVEFRMPEETQRTSARTEFGAALEAAATGREPGSPLHGVPAQHDGAQAAIFERIAKEYTGEQTYGTQSSVPLAMRTSMGNMIGDYASDVHQILGKNMDGPTDFNNLTIERGDLTRLMRGVAEDPKAFGVMHHSQSVVIAEGLNGFPPDSYRKEDPEMRAWVKQSASVLGHLDGVRGDVIYDLGQAEKDTNAWNQRMDYHAIGAPLTAIPVVGDALQRTVDAGTAGYMNELNAKVDEETRKNMVNHFENGEDQMNAMMRKMATEKGITTEELDASPGEYEDGLQTTAENWYQQGIEDAQKKMGQP, via the coding sequence ATGCCCACGTTCGAGCAGCTCCTGAATGCCAAGCTGGGTCCGATGGACACCGTGGTCACTCAGTGGACCGAGATGATCGCCAGGCTGACGCAGCTCAAGACCGATGCGTCGGCCATGAAGAGCAAGGCCGACAAGTCCACCTGGCGGGGTGAGAACGCCTCCGTGACGAAGGAGTTCGTCGCGAAGACGGCCAAGGAGTTCGGTGATGCCGTCACCGAGGCGGAATCCGTGCGTGACCTTCTCCAGGACGCCCACACTCTGTTCAAGACCGCCCATGACGACCTCAAGGCCACGTACGAAAACCCTCCGCCGGGCATCACCATCTACCCGAACGGCGTGCTCAGCCACCGTGTCCACCCCGACCGCCGGTCGAAGGACAGCACCGAACCGATTGCCACCGAAGCACAGTTCGAGGCGCTGCGCGGCAAGATCGAAGGCATCCTGCAGCGGGCCAACGAGGCCGACGAGCTGTGTGCCTGGGGTCTGCGCGCGCTGATCAAGAACCACCCCAACGACTTCGGCAGCACCGACCTCGGCGGCGTCGCCGACGCGAAGAAGATGCGCGAGGAGGAGAAGCAGCAGGCCGAGAACGGCCGCGAGGCCGCCAAGCTGTACGCCCGCTGGGAGCACCTCGACGACAAGGAGCGCGAGCGGCTGCTCAAGCTGGCCGAGGGCGGCAAGGACTCGCCGGCCTTCGCCGAGCAGCTGATGACCAACCTCAGCTACAACGGCCGCGACCAGCAGGAGGCCGTGCTGCTGCTCGCCGGAAATCTGGAGCACGGCGGCCGCGACGGCCAGCTCTCCGCCGCCGACGCCCGCCTCTACAAGGCCCTATCCGGCTCCCTTGCCACCGCCACCGGACCCGACTCCTCGATAGGTTCCCCCGGCGGTGTCACCTCGGCCTGGACCGACAAGCTCATCACCACGGCCCGCGACGGCAACGGCCTGCCCACGCGCCACCCCGGCGCCATTGGGGGCGGCGCCGCGACCCTGAAGGACCTCACGGACCTGATGGCCGCCGACGCCGGCGACAAGGCGTACGACCCGAACGACAAGAACGCGTCCCCGTACGACAAGGACAAGGGCGACCCGGTCTACGGCGAGGCGTTCCTGCACGAGGTCGGCGACACCATCCGCGAGTGGGAGACGGACAGCGACGACGCCTACGACGGCGTCATGAAGAACTGGCAGGGCACGCAGGAGGACCCGGTGAAGGGTCTGATGAACGCCATGAGCCGCAACCCCTCCGCCTCCACGCACTACTTCGACCCGAACACCACGGACAACCTCAAGTACTTCCTGGAGGACCGCAAGTGGCCGGGCGGCGAGGTCGAGTTCAGGATGCCCGAGGAGACGCAGCGCACCTCGGCCCGCACCGAGTTTGGCGCCGCCCTGGAGGCCGCGGCCACCGGCCGTGAGCCGGGCAGTCCGCTGCACGGCGTCCCCGCCCAGCACGACGGCGCGCAGGCCGCGATCTTCGAGCGGATCGCCAAGGAGTACACCGGCGAGCAGACCTACGGGACCCAGAGCTCCGTGCCCCTGGCCATGCGCACGAGCATGGGCAACATGATCGGGGACTACGCCTCGGACGTGCACCAGATCCTCGGCAAGAACATGGACGGGCCGACCGACTTCAACAACCTCACGATCGAGCGGGGCGACCTCACCCGTCTCATGCGCGGCGTCGCCGAGGACCCCAAGGCGTTCGGTGTCATGCACCACTCTCAGAGCGTGGTGATTGCCGAGGGACTGAACGGCTTTCCGCCGGACTCGTACCGCAAGGAGGATCCCGAGATGCGCGCCTGGGTCAAGCAGTCGGCGTCGGTTCTCGGCCACCTCGACGGCGTGCGCGGCGACGTCATCTATGACCTCGGCCAGGCGGAGAAGGACACCAACGCCTGGAACCAGAGGATGGACTACCACGCCATCGGCGCACCCCTGACGGCCATCCCCGTCGTCGGCGACGCGCTCCAGCGCACGGTCGACGCCGGCACGGCCGGGTACATGAACGAGCTCAACGCCAAGGTCGACGAGGAAACTCGTAAGAACATGGTCAACCACTTCGAGAACGGCGAGGACCAGATGAACGCCATGATGCGGAAGATGGCGACCGAGAAGGGCATCACGACGGAGGAACTGGACGCGAGCCCGGGCGAGTACGAGGACGGTCTCCAGACGACTGCCGAGAACTGGTACCAGCAGGGTATCGAGGACGCCCAGAAGAAGATGGGACAGCCGTAG